A stretch of Flexivirga aerilata DNA encodes these proteins:
- a CDS encoding DUF6421 family protein — MSVFPKVVVEQAHSSAWALRRETAARMNPANPADSSLELAADALRARGFEVTGHDTGRIDDAALAGADVLVIDHLAGEQAERVTGDLPPVFDEAEIDTVVQYVEQGGGLVVLAECDQDTYGNNVSELLARFGVRVVSTTVHESRDGGRRFHDNATWVLAHVEGGLGQGLLAGVDELCFYRAGVLDASAALGAQVLARTSDTAYPARQPLAVALPYGAGRVVVLADSDLVGDDSIDELDHRRFWTNLVTWAAAGRRPQTGVTPLGSGVERTDEWASLKAAVEELRLLQVKDGSIPDEQSHARAAELVQTIVGEIAALAPRFPHDAAYLDALPADFAKWVDGGFGVPDFLDSLVLFRPDQSRADGTEHLVVFPMYTQNGNLDRVFEALLITVAWPDWLAQVEQTYDNPMFLPVNFIDFTPGYDTNSAVLFPETVAMREVPKFHWGAIFCDREGARFRRVVSAASELLSLQLPPDGERLIASQQLAQSTFAMWDLIHDRTHSHGDLPFDPFMIKQRMPFWMYALEELRCDLNTFRQAVALEAEGQPYARSVQLAILFDRLFRFPITGDRVRNYDGLGGQLMFAYLHKNNALHWTDNKLSFDWRRVPEVVVALCEDVERLYRSGIDRSRVGHWLAAYEFVSSYVAPHPASTWAKGASALPLDGPVKELTNLVQPDEFPLNVFYEALRKKMKDVIDSTAGITTATPEPAAA; from the coding sequence ATGAGCGTCTTCCCGAAGGTCGTGGTCGAGCAGGCACACAGCAGCGCATGGGCGCTGCGCCGGGAGACCGCCGCGCGGATGAACCCCGCCAACCCGGCCGACTCTTCGCTCGAGCTCGCCGCGGACGCCCTGCGCGCCCGCGGCTTCGAGGTGACCGGCCACGACACCGGCCGCATCGACGACGCCGCGCTCGCCGGCGCCGACGTGCTGGTGATCGACCACCTCGCCGGTGAGCAGGCCGAGCGCGTCACCGGCGATCTGCCGCCGGTCTTCGACGAGGCCGAGATCGACACGGTCGTGCAGTACGTCGAACAGGGCGGCGGCCTCGTCGTCCTCGCCGAATGCGACCAGGACACCTACGGCAACAACGTCAGCGAGCTGCTCGCCCGCTTCGGCGTCCGCGTCGTGAGCACGACCGTCCACGAGTCCCGCGATGGCGGCCGCCGCTTCCACGACAACGCCACCTGGGTGCTCGCGCATGTCGAGGGCGGCCTCGGCCAGGGCCTGCTCGCCGGCGTCGACGAGCTGTGCTTCTACCGCGCCGGCGTGCTCGACGCCTCCGCGGCGCTCGGCGCGCAGGTGCTCGCGCGGACCAGCGACACGGCATACCCCGCCCGGCAGCCACTCGCCGTCGCCCTCCCGTATGGCGCAGGCCGCGTCGTCGTGCTGGCCGACTCCGACCTGGTCGGCGACGACTCGATCGACGAGCTCGACCACCGTCGCTTCTGGACCAACCTGGTCACCTGGGCCGCCGCCGGTCGCCGGCCGCAGACCGGCGTCACCCCGCTGGGGTCCGGCGTCGAGCGCACCGACGAGTGGGCCTCGCTGAAGGCCGCCGTCGAGGAGCTGCGCCTGCTGCAGGTCAAGGACGGCTCGATCCCCGACGAGCAGTCGCACGCCCGCGCGGCCGAGCTGGTGCAGACCATCGTCGGCGAAATCGCAGCACTGGCACCGCGATTCCCGCACGACGCCGCCTACCTCGACGCCCTGCCGGCCGACTTCGCCAAGTGGGTCGACGGTGGTTTCGGGGTGCCCGACTTCCTCGACTCGCTCGTGCTCTTCCGCCCCGATCAGTCGCGCGCCGACGGCACCGAGCACCTGGTCGTCTTCCCGATGTACACCCAGAACGGAAACCTCGACCGGGTCTTCGAGGCGCTGCTGATCACCGTCGCCTGGCCCGACTGGCTGGCGCAGGTCGAGCAGACCTACGACAACCCGATGTTCCTGCCGGTCAACTTCATCGACTTCACCCCCGGCTACGACACCAACTCCGCGGTGCTCTTCCCGGAAACCGTTGCCATGCGCGAGGTTCCGAAGTTTCACTGGGGCGCGATCTTCTGCGACCGCGAAGGTGCCCGCTTCCGCCGCGTCGTCAGCGCCGCCTCCGAGCTGCTGTCGCTGCAGCTGCCGCCGGACGGCGAACGCCTCATCGCGTCGCAGCAGCTCGCGCAGTCGACCTTCGCGATGTGGGACCTGATCCACGACCGCACCCACAGCCACGGCGACCTGCCCTTCGACCCGTTCATGATCAAGCAGCGGATGCCGTTCTGGATGTACGCGCTGGAGGAGCTGCGCTGCGACCTCAACACCTTCCGCCAGGCGGTTGCGCTCGAGGCCGAAGGGCAGCCCTACGCCCGATCCGTCCAGTTGGCAATCCTTTTCGACCGGCTCTTCCGCTTCCCGATCACCGGTGACCGGGTGCGCAACTACGACGGGCTCGGCGGCCAGCTGATGTTCGCCTACCTGCACAAGAACAACGCGCTGCACTGGACCGACAACAAGCTGTCCTTCGACTGGCGCCGGGTGCCCGAGGTCGTCGTCGCACTCTGCGAGGACGTCGAACGCCTCTACCGCAGCGGCATCGACCGCTCGCGGGTCGGACACTGGCTCGCCGCCTACGAGTTCGTCAGCTCGTATGTCGCGCCGCACCCCGCCTCGACCTGGGCCAAGGGCGCCTCGGCGCTCCCGCTCGACGGACCGGTCAAGGAGCTGACCAACCTCGTGCAGCCGGACGAGTTCCCCCTGAACGTCTTCTACGAAGCGCTGCGTAAGAAGATGAAGGACGTGATCGACTCCACCGCCGGCATCACCACCGCCACTCCCGAACCCGCCGCCGCATGA
- a CDS encoding acyl-CoA dehydrogenase family protein, translating into MPVERVLPTSDAADLIELTQEIARRELAPKVEQAEASATPPREVFRTLGRAGLLSLPYPEEFGGGSQPYEVYLQVVEEIAAAWMSVAVGVSVHSLTVFPVDKFGTDSQRKTLLPDMLGGEYLGAYCLSEREAGSDIASMRTRATIGDDGSATVSGTKSWISHAGEADYYTSFLRTDDTGGKGISCFVVPADAPGLSFGSPERKMGLDGDPVAEVHYEKVPVAADQMIGGRGQGMPIALAALDAGRLGIAAAATGLAQSAVELAASYAMERVQFGRPVADNQGLTFLLADMDAATAAARATYLHAARLKDAGRPYSKEAAIAKLVATDAAMKVTTDAVQVLGGAGYTKDFPAERFMREAKVAQIFEGTNQIQRLVISRQLLRQVGNGKGSNA; encoded by the coding sequence ATGCCGGTCGAACGCGTCCTTCCCACCTCCGATGCCGCCGACCTGATCGAACTCACCCAGGAGATCGCGCGTCGCGAACTCGCGCCCAAGGTCGAGCAGGCGGAGGCCTCGGCCACTCCTCCGCGGGAGGTCTTCCGCACTCTCGGCCGGGCGGGTCTGCTGTCGCTGCCCTACCCGGAGGAGTTCGGCGGGGGAAGCCAGCCCTACGAGGTCTACCTGCAGGTGGTCGAGGAGATCGCCGCCGCGTGGATGAGCGTCGCGGTCGGCGTCTCGGTGCACTCGCTGACGGTGTTCCCGGTCGACAAGTTCGGCACCGACAGCCAGCGCAAGACGCTGCTGCCGGACATGCTCGGCGGCGAATACCTCGGCGCCTATTGCCTTTCCGAACGCGAGGCCGGCTCGGACATCGCGAGCATGCGCACCCGCGCGACGATCGGCGACGACGGCAGCGCCACGGTGAGCGGCACCAAGAGCTGGATCTCGCACGCCGGGGAGGCCGACTACTACACGTCGTTCCTGCGCACCGATGACACCGGCGGCAAAGGGATCTCGTGCTTCGTGGTGCCGGCTGACGCCCCAGGCCTGAGCTTCGGCTCACCCGAGCGCAAGATGGGGCTCGACGGCGACCCGGTGGCCGAGGTGCACTACGAGAAGGTGCCGGTCGCGGCCGACCAGATGATCGGCGGGCGCGGGCAGGGTATGCCGATCGCGCTCGCCGCACTGGATGCCGGTCGCCTCGGGATCGCTGCTGCCGCAACGGGATTGGCTCAGTCCGCCGTGGAGCTGGCTGCGTCATACGCCATGGAGAGGGTGCAGTTCGGGCGGCCGGTCGCGGACAACCAGGGCCTGACCTTCCTGCTCGCCGACATGGACGCGGCGACGGCTGCGGCGCGGGCGACGTATCTGCACGCGGCGCGGCTGAAGGACGCCGGCCGGCCGTACAGCAAGGAGGCGGCGATCGCGAAGCTGGTCGCGACCGATGCCGCGATGAAGGTGACGACCGACGCGGTGCAGGTGCTCGGTGGTGCCGGCTACACCAAGGACTTCCCCGCCGAGCGCTTCATGCGCGAAGCCAAGGTCGCCCAGATCTTCGAGGGCACCAATCAGATTCAACGACTTGTCATTTCGCGGCAGCTGCTGCGTCAGGTCGGCAACGGAAAGGGCAGCAACGCATGA
- a CDS encoding 3-hydroxyacyl-CoA dehydrogenase, with amino-acid sequence MKIDNQTVALVTGGGSGLGEATARRLHDAGASVVLLDLPSSAGPQVAESLGERARFVAADVTDEQQVQAAVDAATELGTLRIVVNCAGIGTPGRVISKRGVLPLEDFRKVIEVNLIGTFNVLRLAAAAMVGNEPIDGDRGVIVMTASIAAYDGQIGQAAYASSKGGIVGLTLSAARDLADKGIRVVTIAPGTFETPMLAGLPNDVKSVLEAQVPHPSRLGQPAEYGSLVAHIVDNPMLNGEVIRLDGALRMPPR; translated from the coding sequence ATGAAGATCGACAACCAGACCGTGGCGCTGGTGACCGGCGGGGGCTCCGGCCTCGGCGAGGCGACCGCGCGGCGGCTGCACGATGCCGGCGCCTCCGTCGTGCTGCTCGACCTGCCGTCGTCGGCCGGCCCGCAGGTCGCCGAATCCCTCGGTGAGCGTGCGCGATTCGTCGCCGCCGACGTCACCGACGAGCAGCAGGTGCAGGCGGCCGTCGACGCCGCAACCGAGCTCGGCACCCTCCGCATCGTGGTCAACTGCGCGGGGATCGGCACGCCGGGACGGGTGATCAGCAAGCGCGGTGTCCTGCCGCTGGAGGACTTCCGCAAGGTCATCGAGGTCAACCTGATCGGCACGTTCAACGTGTTGCGGCTGGCGGCGGCCGCGATGGTCGGCAACGAGCCGATCGACGGTGACCGCGGGGTGATCGTGATGACCGCGTCCATCGCCGCGTACGACGGGCAGATCGGCCAGGCGGCATACGCCTCGTCAAAGGGCGGCATCGTCGGCCTCACGCTGAGCGCGGCACGCGACCTGGCAGACAAGGGGATTCGCGTCGTCACGATCGCGCCCGGCACGTTCGAGACCCCGATGCTCGCCGGCCTGCCGAACGACGTGAAGTCGGTGCTCGAGGCTCAGGTGCCGCACCCGTCCCGCCTCGGGCAGCCGGCCGAATACGGGTCGCTCGTCGCCCACATCGTCGACAACCCGATGCTCAACGGCGAGGTCATCCGCCTCGACGGCGCGCTCCGCATGCCGCCCCGCTGA
- the mgrA gene encoding L-glyceraldehyde 3-phosphate reductase, whose protein sequence is MTFRVDDYQADQRRYDDMVYRRCGTSGLDLPAISLGLWHNFGDDVPLDRQRAVLRRAFDLGVTHFDLANNYGPPYGSAERNFGTIFAQDFKRYRDELIISSKAGYDMWPGPYGQGGGSRKYLLASLDQSLQRMGIDYVDIFYSHRFDETTPLQETLGALDTAVRQGKALYVGISSYSGERTREAVRILREMGTPLLISQPSYSMLNRWVEEDLLDVLGANGVGCIAFSPLAQGMLTNKYLKGVPDGSRAAQGKSLDPKMLSDEALKHIRALDRIAKKRGQTLAQMAIAWVLRDKRVTSALIGASSVQQLEDSLGALDNLDFSEDELKKIDRHAVDEGINLWQKSSQA, encoded by the coding sequence GTGACTTTTCGTGTGGACGACTACCAAGCAGATCAGCGCCGGTACGACGACATGGTCTACCGCCGTTGCGGCACAAGTGGATTGGACCTGCCGGCGATCTCGCTCGGCCTGTGGCACAACTTCGGGGACGACGTGCCACTGGACCGGCAGCGAGCGGTGCTGCGCCGGGCGTTCGACCTCGGTGTCACACACTTCGACCTGGCCAACAACTACGGCCCGCCATACGGCTCGGCCGAGCGCAACTTCGGCACGATCTTCGCTCAGGATTTCAAGCGCTACCGCGACGAGCTGATCATCTCCAGCAAGGCCGGCTACGACATGTGGCCGGGGCCGTACGGCCAGGGCGGCGGGTCGCGCAAATACCTGCTGGCCTCGCTCGACCAGTCCCTGCAGCGGATGGGCATCGACTACGTCGACATCTTCTACAGCCACCGCTTCGACGAGACCACGCCGCTGCAGGAGACGCTCGGTGCGCTCGACACGGCCGTGCGACAGGGCAAGGCGCTGTATGTCGGGATCAGCTCCTACAGCGGGGAGCGCACCAGGGAAGCGGTGCGGATCCTGCGTGAGATGGGCACGCCGCTGCTGATCAGCCAGCCGTCATACTCGATGCTCAACCGGTGGGTCGAGGAGGATCTGCTCGACGTGTTGGGTGCGAACGGCGTTGGCTGCATTGCGTTTTCGCCGCTCGCGCAGGGGATGCTGACCAACAAGTATCTCAAGGGAGTGCCGGACGGCTCCCGTGCCGCGCAGGGCAAGTCACTCGATCCGAAGATGCTTAGCGATGAGGCCCTGAAGCACATCCGGGCGCTGGACCGCATCGCGAAGAAGCGTGGTCAGACGCTCGCACAGATGGCGATCGCCTGGGTGCTGCGCGACAAGCGGGTCACCTCGGCGCTGATCGGTGCCTCCAGCGTGCAGCAACTCGAGGACAGCCTCGGTGCGCTCGACAACCTCGATTTCAGTGAGGACGAGCTGAAGAAGATCGACCGGCACGCGGTCGACGAGGGGATCAACCTCTGGCAGAAGTCGTCCCAGGCCTGA
- a CDS encoding MFS transporter yields MRNTDPIDTTTRPDTHGPGPSRLRPWTFVIAFGVVSLLADMVYEGARSIIGPYLATLGASAAVVGLVACAGEFIGYGLRVISGYAVGRTQRYWTWTILGYALTVLSVPLIGVTSAVIPALLLYGTERLGKAVRSPAKDTLLSYASAGTGRGSAFGVHQALDQTGAVAGPLLLAAVLAWREGDYRLAFGVLIVPGLTVLAVLFWLRRRVPDPTVYEDEARSAAPAKPDTPLDDGRLPRRFWSYTALVGLLSCGVASFPLLAFHAQTQGLLTDAQVPLLFAAAMVVDGATGPIVGRLYDARGPIVLLAVPIAAGLSAIAFTDNAVLVWVGVAIWGVVNGVLDSTVKAVVTELVPTTRRAVAFGWLALFRGASLLVAGGVLGFLYDRGRVATIVVILAANLVALIGLAPLLRRLQPARSG; encoded by the coding sequence ATGCGCAACACTGACCCCATCGACACCACGACCCGCCCCGACACCCACGGCCCCGGCCCGAGCCGGCTGCGGCCGTGGACGTTCGTGATCGCGTTCGGCGTGGTGAGCCTCCTCGCGGACATGGTCTACGAGGGCGCGCGCAGCATCATCGGCCCCTATCTCGCGACCCTCGGTGCGTCGGCGGCGGTCGTCGGACTCGTAGCCTGCGCAGGCGAATTCATCGGATACGGCCTCCGCGTCATCTCCGGGTATGCCGTGGGCCGCACTCAGCGCTACTGGACCTGGACGATCCTCGGCTACGCGCTCACCGTGCTGAGCGTGCCGCTGATCGGGGTGACCAGCGCCGTCATACCGGCCCTGCTGCTCTACGGCACCGAACGCCTCGGCAAAGCGGTGCGGTCCCCCGCCAAGGACACCCTGCTGTCCTACGCGTCCGCCGGCACCGGCCGAGGCAGCGCGTTCGGGGTCCACCAGGCGCTCGACCAGACCGGCGCCGTCGCCGGGCCGCTGTTGCTGGCCGCCGTGCTCGCCTGGCGTGAGGGGGACTACCGGCTGGCCTTCGGCGTGCTGATCGTCCCCGGCCTCACGGTGCTGGCTGTGCTCTTCTGGCTGCGGCGCCGCGTGCCCGACCCGACCGTCTACGAGGACGAGGCCCGCAGTGCGGCGCCGGCGAAACCCGACACACCCCTCGACGACGGCCGGCTGCCACGCCGCTTCTGGTCCTACACCGCGCTGGTCGGGCTGCTCTCCTGCGGCGTCGCGTCCTTCCCACTGCTGGCCTTCCACGCGCAGACGCAGGGCCTGCTGACCGACGCACAGGTGCCGCTGCTCTTCGCCGCGGCGATGGTCGTCGACGGCGCGACGGGCCCGATCGTGGGCCGGCTGTATGACGCGCGCGGCCCGATCGTGTTGCTCGCGGTGCCGATCGCGGCCGGCCTGTCCGCGATCGCCTTCACCGACAACGCCGTGCTCGTCTGGGTCGGCGTAGCCATCTGGGGCGTGGTCAACGGCGTGCTCGACTCGACGGTGAAGGCGGTGGTCACCGAGCTCGTCCCCACCACCCGGCGCGCGGTCGCGTTCGGCTGGCTCGCGCTCTTCCGCGGGGCCTCGCTGCTGGTCGCGGGCGGCGTGCTCGGCTTCCTCTACGACCGCGGCCGCGTCGCGACCATCGTGGTGATCCTCGCCGCCAACCTGGTCGCGCTCATCGGACTTGCTCCGTTGCTGCGGCGCTTGCAGCCTGCTCGATCCGGGTGA
- a CDS encoding class I SAM-dependent methyltransferase, with the protein MTPDGCPVELWSALPAGAIPELLSSAILAGGSVLDLGAGVGRLAHPLVAAGYSVTAVDEPPDMLDLIEGAETVRSTIEDLRLGRRFDAVLLASHLVNVPDDDKRAELLTTCRAHVATTGVVLVQRYTREWVETASGRTDLGGGVVSEVAVMPAAGTDLVAVRAAYTLGGRRWEHAYTTRVLDDEQLGADLARVGLRLDRWLSDDGRWVVAVPD; encoded by the coding sequence ATGACGCCCGACGGCTGCCCGGTCGAACTCTGGTCTGCGCTGCCGGCCGGCGCAATCCCAGAGCTTCTGTCGTCGGCGATCCTGGCAGGTGGGTCGGTCCTCGACCTCGGCGCGGGTGTGGGTCGCCTGGCGCATCCGCTTGTCGCTGCTGGATATTCGGTCACCGCGGTGGACGAGCCGCCCGACATGCTGGACCTGATCGAGGGTGCTGAGACGGTGCGTTCGACGATCGAGGACCTGCGGCTGGGGCGCCGGTTCGACGCGGTGTTGCTCGCCTCTCACCTGGTCAACGTGCCCGACGACGACAAGCGGGCTGAGCTCCTCACGACCTGCCGGGCGCACGTCGCCACAACCGGGGTGGTCCTGGTGCAGCGCTACACCCGTGAATGGGTCGAAACCGCAAGCGGGCGAACCGATTTGGGTGGTGGCGTCGTGAGCGAAGTGGCGGTGATGCCGGCAGCCGGGACCGACCTGGTGGCCGTGCGGGCGGCATACACCCTGGGCGGGCGGCGGTGGGAGCACGCCTACACCACCCGGGTGCTCGACGACGAGCAGCTCGGCGCCGATCTGGCCCGGGTCGGTCTCAGGCTGGATCGGTGGTTGAGTGACGACGGCCGGTGGGTGGTTGCGGTGCCAGATTGA
- a CDS encoding TIGR02206 family membrane protein — MTEAVGMAQREFATFGTSHLVVLAVFAVGACGLVWLGRRQSERQARVFSRAAAGVFAVTFVAGAVDKLMQRATLSELPLQLSDVSEIVAAYALWSGRHWAFGLTYFWALVLGSQALITPDLDSGDFPDSTFVSFFLLHLFLVWTAIYLAWGRRMRPTWRDYRCALLATVAWAALAMIFNALAGTNFGFLNRKPDSGSVLDYMGPWPVYLGVEAVVLVVLWALMTWPWQRASRSERVA; from the coding sequence ATGACCGAAGCTGTCGGTATGGCGCAGCGCGAGTTTGCAACGTTCGGCACCTCGCACCTGGTCGTGCTCGCCGTCTTCGCGGTCGGCGCGTGCGGGCTGGTGTGGCTCGGCCGACGGCAGTCGGAGCGTCAGGCGCGGGTCTTCTCGCGGGCCGCGGCAGGGGTGTTCGCGGTGACGTTCGTCGCCGGCGCCGTCGACAAGCTGATGCAGCGGGCGACGTTGTCGGAGCTTCCGCTGCAGCTGAGTGATGTCTCGGAAATCGTTGCGGCGTATGCGCTTTGGTCGGGTCGGCACTGGGCGTTCGGGCTGACCTACTTCTGGGCGCTCGTGCTCGGATCGCAGGCGCTGATCACCCCCGACCTCGACAGCGGTGACTTCCCGGACAGCACGTTCGTCAGCTTCTTCCTGCTGCACCTCTTCCTGGTGTGGACCGCGATCTACCTGGCGTGGGGTCGGCGGATGCGCCCGACGTGGCGGGACTATCGGTGCGCGCTGCTCGCGACCGTCGCCTGGGCGGCGCTCGCGATGATCTTCAATGCGCTGGCGGGCACCAACTTCGGCTTCCTCAACCGCAAACCCGACTCCGGCTCGGTGCTGGACTACATGGGCCCGTGGCCGGTCTACCTCGGCGTCGAGGCGGTCGTGCTGGTGGTCCTCTGGGCACTGATGACCTGGCCGTGGCAGCGGGCGAGCCGATCGGAGCGGGTCGCATGA
- a CDS encoding dihydrofolate reductase family protein produces the protein MTQTPARRVLLFTICSLDGAVDDPTRGFPAETDGPAPPSYDEVMIEQELKLIERQDVVLLGRGMYDEWSRYWPTSDAQPFADFINGVRKYVVTSRPLDRDWGDTTAVSGPLPDLVGELKALPGTGDIGVHGSITLAQSLLAEGLVDELQLAVAPVLDPVGRRLSDGLGDLSRFELVDCVRAPSGGLWLTYRPAAV, from the coding sequence ATGACGCAGACCCCCGCCCGCCGCGTCCTACTCTTCACGATCTGCTCGCTCGACGGCGCCGTCGACGACCCGACGCGCGGCTTCCCGGCCGAGACCGACGGCCCGGCACCGCCGTCATACGACGAGGTGATGATCGAGCAGGAACTGAAACTGATCGAGCGCCAGGACGTCGTGCTCCTCGGTCGCGGCATGTATGACGAGTGGTCCCGCTACTGGCCGACGTCGGATGCCCAGCCGTTCGCCGACTTCATCAACGGCGTCCGGAAGTATGTCGTCACCTCTCGCCCGCTGGACCGCGACTGGGGTGACACGACCGCGGTTTCCGGTCCGCTGCCCGACCTCGTGGGCGAGCTCAAGGCACTTCCCGGCACCGGCGACATTGGGGTCCACGGCAGCATCACCCTCGCCCAGTCGCTGCTCGCCGAAGGACTGGTCGACGAACTGCAACTGGCGGTCGCGCCGGTGCTCGACCCGGTCGGCCGCCGGCTGAGCGACGGCCTGGGCGACCTGAGCCGCTTCGAGCTGGTCGACTGCGTCCGCGCGCCGTCGGGCGGCCTGTGGCTCACCTACCGGCCCGCGGCGGTATGA
- a CDS encoding transglycosylase family protein — translation MSYQPRHKVARPFTAGRRAMGVVMASSATVGTGLATASHAKADTPWNVWDRVATCESGNNWSINTGNGFYGGLQFTQQTWLGFGGGQYASSAQYATRDQQILIAQKTLAVQGPGAWPVCSKYAGLTRANGLAVRVDGSGPVSTPKPTPTPQPPVSRSTNRALVIDGIVGPLTTRSTQHWLGIRQDGANYYNARTVIALQARLGVNQDGIIGPITTAAMQRYLGVPRDGASQFNARTVMALQQYLNSKGM, via the coding sequence TTGTCGTACCAACCTCGTCACAAGGTCGCGCGCCCGTTCACCGCGGGTCGTCGCGCGATGGGTGTCGTGATGGCGTCCAGCGCCACGGTCGGCACCGGCCTCGCCACCGCGTCGCACGCGAAGGCCGACACGCCCTGGAACGTCTGGGACCGTGTCGCGACGTGCGAGTCGGGCAACAACTGGTCGATCAACACCGGCAACGGCTTCTACGGCGGGCTGCAGTTCACCCAGCAGACCTGGCTCGGCTTCGGCGGCGGTCAGTACGCGTCCAGCGCGCAGTACGCCACCCGCGACCAGCAGATCCTGATCGCGCAGAAGACCCTTGCCGTGCAGGGCCCGGGTGCGTGGCCGGTGTGCTCGAAGTATGCCGGTCTCACCCGCGCCAACGGCCTCGCCGTGCGCGTCGACGGCAGCGGCCCGGTGTCGACGCCGAAGCCGACCCCGACTCCGCAGCCGCCGGTCTCCCGCAGCACCAACCGCGCGCTCGTCATCGACGGCATCGTCGGCCCGCTGACCACCCGCTCCACCCAGCACTGGCTCGGCATCCGGCAGGACGGCGCCAACTACTACAACGCGCGGACCGTCATCGCCCTGCAGGCCCGGCTCGGGGTCAACCAGGACGGCATCATCGGTCCGATCACCACGGCCGCCATGCAGCGTTACCTCGGTGTGCCGCGCGACGGTGCGTCGCAGTTCAACGCGCGCACGGTCATGGCGTTGCAGCAGTACCTCAACTCCAAGGGCATGTGA
- a CDS encoding threonine/serine ThrE exporter family protein yields the protein MEQQETDPAGLPISGRLRFLQGEPVTEPLPIADSLRHTPYRDPRTMEAPEQEASVRSALELAVRVGELLLRCGAGTRDVEAAVVAVAAAAGLRRVEVDITNQSLLVQAPTPAGVPVTLLRVVRSNTRDFARLTAVHGLVEELVSGGIDDVEAATKKLRRIQRSSRLYPRWLVSLGYAGLAGSVCALLGGHTMAIVVAIVSTLLVDRIGRWLSKRAVPSFYEATIGAAVSVLLAWLGYLVAVHHWIGLEMTTNDFGYAIAAGIVVLLPGRAMVSAVEDAVTGYPVTGAGRLLTVLLKTSGIIVGVAAGLSLTLRIDKALDLKLTAPQALSLTAAPASLWLQVIGGAIGGVSGAVTMRVLPKHLLPAGLLGGLGLFLANGLPKSFHLFGISSGGLGATTSIAIAAVAIGVLGRMIGLRLGAPALVMVVPAVSPLLPGMRIFRGMYEAVAGSIVSSSVATQAQAISTMMGAAAVALAISTGVVLGDVMSAPLDRQAIRRRRARRR from the coding sequence ATGGAGCAGCAGGAGACCGATCCCGCAGGTTTGCCGATCTCGGGACGGCTGCGATTTCTGCAAGGTGAGCCCGTCACCGAACCCCTGCCGATCGCGGACTCGCTGCGGCACACGCCATACCGGGATCCCCGGACGATGGAGGCGCCCGAGCAGGAGGCGTCCGTGCGGAGCGCGCTCGAGCTCGCGGTGCGCGTCGGCGAACTCCTGCTGCGGTGCGGCGCGGGCACGCGCGACGTGGAGGCGGCGGTCGTCGCCGTCGCCGCGGCCGCCGGTCTGCGGCGGGTCGAGGTCGACATCACCAACCAGTCGTTGCTGGTGCAGGCGCCGACGCCGGCCGGCGTGCCGGTGACGCTGCTGCGGGTGGTGCGCTCCAACACCCGGGACTTCGCCCGCCTCACCGCCGTGCACGGGCTGGTGGAGGAGCTCGTCTCCGGAGGCATCGACGACGTCGAGGCGGCGACCAAGAAGCTGCGCCGCATCCAGCGTTCGTCGCGGCTCTACCCGAGGTGGCTGGTCTCGCTCGGGTATGCCGGGCTGGCCGGCTCCGTCTGTGCGCTGCTCGGCGGTCACACGATGGCGATCGTCGTCGCGATCGTGTCGACACTGCTCGTCGATCGCATCGGTCGCTGGCTCAGCAAGCGGGCGGTGCCGTCCTTCTACGAGGCGACGATCGGCGCGGCCGTGTCGGTCCTGCTCGCTTGGCTCGGCTATCTCGTCGCGGTCCATCACTGGATCGGATTGGAAATGACCACAAACGATTTCGGATATGCCATCGCTGCCGGGATCGTGGTGCTGCTGCCCGGGCGGGCGATGGTCTCCGCGGTAGAGGACGCGGTGACCGGCTATCCGGTGACCGGCGCCGGCCGCCTGCTCACGGTGTTGCTGAAGACGTCGGGCATCATCGTCGGCGTGGCCGCCGGCCTGTCGCTCACGTTGCGCATCGACAAGGCGCTCGACCTCAAACTGACCGCACCCCAGGCACTTTCACTCACCGCGGCTCCGGCGTCGTTGTGGCTGCAGGTGATCGGCGGCGCGATCGGTGGCGTCTCGGGTGCGGTGACGATGCGGGTGCTGCCCAAGCACCTGCTGCCCGCCGGCCTCCTCGGCGGCCTGGGACTGTTCCTCGCCAATGGGCTGCCCAAGTCGTTCCACCTCTTCGGCATCTCCTCCGGTGGCCTCGGTGCCACCACGTCGATCGCGATCGCCGCCGTGGCGATCGGCGTGCTCGGTCGGATGATCGGGCTGCGGCTCGGGGCGCCCGCGCTGGTGATGGTGGTCCCGGCGGTGTCCCCGCTGCTGCCCGGCATGCGCATCTTCCGCGGCATGTACGAAGCGGTCGCCGGCAGCATCGTCAGCTCGTCGGTCGCCACGCAGGCGCAGGCGATCAGCACGATGATGGGCGCGGCGGCAGTCGCGCTCGCCATCAGCACCGGGGTGGTGCTGGGCGACGTGATGTCCGCGCCGCTGGACCGCCAGGCGATCCGCCGCCGGCGCGCGCGACGGCGGTAG